A window from Pseudomonas campi encodes these proteins:
- the rpsP gene encoding 30S ribosomal protein S16 yields the protein MVTIRLARGGSKKRPFYHLTVTNSRNARDGRFVERVGFFNPIANGGEVKLSVNQERVTYWLSQGAQPSERVAQLLKDAAKAAA from the coding sequence ATGGTAACCATCCGTCTTGCCCGTGGCGGCTCCAAGAAGCGCCCCTTCTACCACCTGACCGTGACCAACAGCCGCAATGCGCGCGATGGTCGTTTCGTTGAGCGCGTGGGTTTCTTCAACCCGATCGCCAACGGTGGTGAAGTGAAGCTTTCTGTTAATCAGGAGCGCGTCACTTACTGGCTGAGCCAAGGCGCCCAGCCGTCTGAGCGTGTTGCTCAGCTGCTCAAGGACGCTGCCAAGGCCGCTGCCTGA
- the thrC gene encoding threonine synthase yields the protein MRYISTRGQAPVLNFEDVLLAGLASDGGLYVPESLPRFTQEEIASWAGLPYHELAFRVMRPFVTGSIPDADFKKILEDTYGVFAHNAVAPLRQLNGNEWVLELFHGPTLAFKDFALQLLGRLLDYVLAKRNERVVIMGATSGDTGSAAIEGCKACDNVDIFIMHPHNRVSEVQRRQMTTIFGDNIHNIAIEGNFDDCQEMVKASFADQGFLKGTRLVAVNSINWARIMAQIVYYFHAALQLGGPARSIAFSVPTGNFGDIFAGYLARNMGLPISQLIVATNRNDILHRFMSGNQYVKGDLHPTLSPSMDIMVSSNFERLLFDLHGRNGAAIAGLMDSFKQGGGFSVEEDRWTEARKLFDSLAVNDEETCETIAQVYAECGELLDPHTAIGVRAARECRRSMAIPMVTLGTAHPVKFPEAVEKAGVGQAPALPPHLADLFQRDERCTVLANDLKTVQQFVAAHGNRGKPL from the coding sequence ATGCGTTATATCAGTACCCGCGGCCAGGCCCCGGTTCTCAACTTCGAAGACGTGCTGCTGGCTGGCCTGGCCAGTGACGGTGGCCTCTACGTGCCGGAAAGCCTGCCGCGCTTCACCCAGGAAGAAATCGCCTCCTGGGCTGGCCTGCCGTACCACGAGCTGGCCTTCCGCGTGATGCGCCCGTTCGTCACCGGCAGCATTCCGGATGCCGACTTCAAGAAGATCCTCGAGGACACCTACGGCGTGTTCGCCCACAACGCCGTGGCGCCGCTGCGCCAGCTGAACGGCAACGAGTGGGTGCTGGAGCTGTTCCACGGGCCGACCCTGGCGTTCAAGGACTTCGCCCTGCAGTTGCTTGGCCGTCTGCTTGACTACGTGCTGGCCAAGCGCAACGAGCGCGTAGTGATCATGGGCGCCACTTCCGGCGACACCGGCTCGGCGGCGATCGAAGGCTGCAAGGCCTGCGACAACGTCGACATCTTCATCATGCACCCGCACAACCGCGTGTCCGAGGTGCAGCGCCGGCAGATGACCACCATCTTCGGCGACAACATCCACAACATCGCCATCGAAGGCAACTTCGACGACTGCCAGGAGATGGTCAAGGCCAGCTTCGCCGACCAGGGTTTCCTCAAGGGCACCCGTCTGGTGGCAGTCAACTCGATCAACTGGGCGCGGATCATGGCCCAGATCGTCTACTACTTCCACGCGGCCCTGCAGCTCGGCGGCCCGGCGCGCTCCATCGCGTTCTCGGTGCCGACCGGCAACTTCGGCGACATCTTCGCCGGCTACCTGGCGCGCAACATGGGCCTGCCGATCAGCCAGCTGATCGTCGCGACCAACCGCAACGACATCCTGCACCGCTTCATGAGCGGCAATCAGTATGTGAAGGGCGATCTGCACCCGACCCTGTCGCCGTCGATGGACATCATGGTCTCGTCCAACTTCGAGCGCCTGCTGTTCGACCTGCACGGGCGCAACGGCGCTGCCATCGCCGGGCTGATGGACAGCTTCAAGCAGGGCGGCGGTTTCAGTGTCGAAGAAGACCGCTGGACCGAAGCGCGCAAGCTGTTCGACTCGCTGGCGGTGAATGACGAAGAGACCTGCGAGACCATCGCTCAGGTGTATGCCGAATGTGGCGAGCTGCTCGACCCGCACACCGCCATCGGCGTACGTGCCGCGCGCGAATGCCGCCGCAGCATGGCCATTCCCATGGTCACCCTGGGCACCGCACACCCGGTCAAGTTTCCGGAAGCGGTGGAGAAGGCCGGAGTCGGCCAGGCTCCGGCCCTGCCGCCACATCTGGCTGACCTGTTCCAACGCGACGAGCGTTGCACTGTGCTGGCCAACGACCTGAAGACCGTGCAGCAGTTCGTTGCTGCCCACGGCAACCGCGGCAAGCCGCTGTAA
- a CDS encoding acyl-CoA thioesterase, translating into MTPREQEILRRTELSESRVTKAVFPPTTNHHNTLFGGTALAWMDEVSFIAATRFCRLPLVTVSSDRIDFKHAIPAGSIVELVGRVIKVGTTSLKVEVNIYVESMYHDGREKAVSGVFSFVAVGEDNKPIPVLPGFVADAAAQTLNG; encoded by the coding sequence ATGACCCCGAGAGAGCAAGAGATTCTGCGGCGCACCGAGTTGTCGGAAAGCCGCGTGACCAAGGCGGTGTTCCCGCCGACCACCAACCACCACAACACCTTGTTCGGTGGTACCGCCCTGGCCTGGATGGACGAGGTCTCCTTCATCGCCGCGACGCGCTTCTGCCGCCTGCCCCTGGTGACGGTGTCGAGTGATCGCATCGACTTCAAGCATGCGATACCGGCCGGCTCCATCGTCGAGCTGGTTGGCCGGGTGATCAAAGTCGGCACTACCAGCCTCAAGGTCGAGGTGAACATCTATGTCGAGAGCATGTACCACGACGGGCGCGAGAAGGCGGTCAGTGGTGTGTTCAGCTTTGTCGCCGTGGGCGAGGACAACAAGCCGATTCCGGTGCTGCCGGGGTTTGTCGCCGATGCTGCGGCGCAAACCTTAAACGGCTGA
- a CDS encoding DsbC family protein translates to MPVFRLIAGTALGLVAAIAQAADPDQAIRATLSKLQPDLPIEAIAESPMTGLFQVQLKGGRLLYASGDGQFLLQGNLYQFKDGNAVNLTEKAESKGIAKLINEVPLSEMVVFAPKQPKTHITVFTDTDCGYCQKLHSEVPELNRLGVEVRYLAFPRQGQGSHGYNGLASVWCAKDRQDAMNKAKARQELPPGTCENPVMKQYALGQSIGVNGTPAIVLANGQLIPGYQPAPQLAKIALEAK, encoded by the coding sequence ATGCCCGTTTTCCGCCTTATTGCCGGCACCGCGCTCGGCCTTGTTGCTGCCATTGCCCAAGCGGCCGATCCTGACCAAGCCATCCGCGCCACGCTCAGCAAGCTGCAACCGGATCTGCCGATCGAGGCCATTGCCGAGAGCCCGATGACCGGCCTGTTTCAGGTGCAGCTCAAGGGTGGCCGCCTGCTCTATGCCAGCGGCGATGGCCAGTTCCTCCTGCAGGGCAATCTCTATCAGTTCAAGGACGGCAATGCGGTCAACCTGACCGAGAAAGCGGAAAGCAAAGGCATCGCCAAGCTGATCAACGAAGTTCCGTTGAGCGAAATGGTGGTGTTCGCACCGAAGCAGCCGAAGACCCATATCACCGTGTTTACCGATACCGATTGCGGCTACTGCCAGAAGCTGCACAGCGAAGTGCCGGAGCTCAATCGCCTGGGGGTCGAGGTGCGCTACCTCGCGTTCCCGCGCCAGGGTCAGGGCTCTCATGGCTACAACGGCCTGGCCAGCGTCTGGTGCGCCAAGGATCGCCAGGATGCGATGAACAAGGCCAAGGCTCGCCAGGAGCTGCCGCCGGGCACCTGTGAGAATCCAGTCATGAAACAGTACGCGCTGGGCCAGTCCATTGGCGTGAATGGCACGCCGGCCATCGTTCTGGCCAACGGCCAGCTGATTCCGGGCTATCAACCGGCGCCGCAGCTGGCGAAAATTGCCCTGGAGGCCAAGTAA
- the ffh gene encoding signal recognition particle protein: MFENLTDRLSQTLRHVTGKAKLSEDNIKDTLREVRMALLEADVALPVVKDFVNKVKDRAVGTEVSKSLTPGQAFVKIVRAELEELMGAANEDLSLAVTPPAVVLMAGLQGAGKTTTAGKLARFLKERKKKTVMLVSVDVYRPAAIKQLETLASDIGVTFFPSDSGQQPVAIAQAAIAEAKLKFIDVVIVDTAGRLAIDAEMMAEIQAVHAATKPAETLFVVDAMTGQDAANTAKAFGDALPLTGVVLTKVDGDARGGAALSVRHITGKPIKFIGMGEKSDALEPFHPDRIASRILGMGDMLSLIEQAEQTLDREKADKLTKKLKKGKGFDLEDFRDQLQQMKNMGGLGGLMDKLPSIGGVNLSQMSGAQGAAEKQFKQMDAIICSMTPAERRDPDIISGSRKRRIALGSGTQVQDVGRLIKQHKQMQKMMKKFTAKGGMAKMMRGLGGMMPGGGMPKL; encoded by the coding sequence ATGTTCGAAAACCTTACTGACCGCCTGTCACAGACGCTGCGCCATGTCACCGGCAAGGCCAAGCTGAGCGAAGACAACATCAAGGACACCCTGCGTGAAGTGCGCATGGCCCTGCTCGAGGCCGATGTTGCGCTGCCGGTGGTCAAGGACTTCGTCAACAAGGTCAAGGATCGCGCGGTCGGCACCGAGGTGTCGAAGAGCCTGACGCCGGGTCAGGCGTTCGTGAAGATCGTCCGTGCCGAGCTGGAAGAGCTGATGGGCGCGGCCAACGAGGATCTCAGCCTCGCCGTCACCCCGCCCGCCGTGGTGCTGATGGCTGGCCTGCAGGGCGCCGGTAAGACCACCACCGCCGGCAAGCTGGCGCGCTTCCTCAAGGAGCGCAAGAAGAAGACGGTGATGCTGGTATCGGTCGACGTCTATCGTCCGGCGGCGATCAAGCAGCTGGAAACCCTGGCCAGCGACATCGGCGTGACCTTCTTCCCGTCCGATAGCGGTCAGCAGCCGGTGGCCATTGCCCAGGCGGCGATTGCCGAGGCCAAGCTCAAGTTCATCGACGTGGTCATCGTCGACACCGCTGGCCGTCTGGCCATCGACGCCGAGATGATGGCCGAGATCCAGGCCGTGCATGCGGCGACCAAGCCGGCCGAGACCCTGTTCGTGGTCGACGCCATGACCGGTCAGGATGCCGCCAACACCGCCAAGGCCTTCGGCGATGCGCTGCCGCTGACCGGCGTGGTGCTGACCAAGGTCGATGGTGATGCCCGTGGCGGTGCCGCACTCTCCGTGCGCCACATCACCGGCAAGCCGATCAAATTCATCGGTATGGGCGAGAAGAGCGACGCGCTCGAGCCGTTCCATCCGGATCGCATCGCTTCGCGCATCCTCGGCATGGGTGACATGCTCAGCCTGATCGAGCAGGCCGAGCAGACCCTCGACCGTGAGAAGGCCGACAAACTCACCAAAAAGCTGAAGAAGGGCAAGGGCTTCGATCTCGAAGACTTCCGCGACCAGCTGCAGCAGATGAAGAACATGGGCGGTCTCGGTGGCCTGATGGACAAGCTGCCGTCCATCGGTGGCGTCAATCTGTCGCAAATGAGCGGTGCCCAGGGTGCGGCCGAGAAGCAGTTCAAGCAGATGGACGCGATCATCTGCTCCATGACCCCGGCCGAGCGCCGCGATCCGGACATCATCAGTGGCTCGCGCAAGCGCCGCATCGCCCTCGGCTCCGGCACTCAGGTGCAGGATGTTGGGCGGCTGATCAAGCAGCACAAGCAGATGCAGAAGATGATGAAGAAGTTCACTGCCAAGGGCGGCATGGCCAAGATGATGCGCGGCCTGGGCGGTATGATGCCCGGCGGCGGCATGCCCAAGCTCTGA
- a CDS encoding homoserine dehydrogenase: protein MKPVKVGICGLGTVGGGTFNVLKRNAEEIARRAGRGIEVAQIAARRPNPKCATGNTPITADIFDVANNPEIDVVIELIGGYTLAHELVLKAIENGKHVVTANKALIAVHGNEIFAKAREKGVIVAFEAAVAGGIPVIKAIREGLAANRINWLAGIINGTGNFILTEMREKGRAFADVLKEAQALGYAEADPTFDVEGIDAAHKLTILASIAFGIPLQFDKAYTEGISQLTSADVNYAEALGYRIKHLGVARRTEAGIELRVHPTLIPADRLIANVNGVMNAVMVNGDAAGSTLFYGAGAGMEPTASSVVADLVDVVRALTTDPTNRVPHLAFQPDSLSDHPILPIEQCESAYYLRIQAKDHPGVLAQVASILSERGINIESIMQKEAEEHDGLVPMILVTHRVVESRVNDAIAALEALSDVVGRVVRIRVEQLG from the coding sequence GTGAAACCGGTCAAAGTAGGCATCTGTGGGCTGGGTACCGTCGGTGGCGGCACCTTCAATGTGCTTAAACGCAACGCCGAGGAGATTGCCCGCCGTGCCGGGCGCGGAATCGAAGTCGCGCAGATTGCTGCACGTCGCCCCAACCCGAAATGCGCAACCGGCAACACCCCCATCACTGCCGATATTTTCGACGTGGCCAACAACCCCGAGATCGATGTGGTCATCGAGCTGATCGGTGGCTACACCCTGGCCCATGAGCTGGTGCTCAAGGCCATCGAGAACGGCAAGCACGTGGTCACCGCGAACAAGGCGCTGATCGCCGTGCACGGCAACGAGATCTTCGCCAAGGCCCGCGAGAAGGGCGTCATCGTCGCCTTCGAAGCGGCCGTGGCCGGCGGTATCCCGGTGATCAAGGCGATCCGCGAAGGCCTGGCTGCCAACCGCATCAACTGGCTGGCCGGCATCATCAACGGCACCGGCAACTTCATCCTCACCGAGATGCGCGAGAAAGGTCGTGCCTTCGCCGACGTGCTCAAGGAAGCTCAGGCTTTGGGTTACGCCGAGGCCGACCCGACCTTCGACGTCGAAGGCATCGATGCCGCACACAAGCTGACCATCCTCGCTTCCATCGCCTTCGGCATCCCGCTGCAGTTCGACAAGGCCTACACCGAGGGCATCAGCCAGCTGACCAGTGCTGACGTGAACTATGCCGAAGCCCTCGGCTACCGCATCAAGCACCTCGGCGTGGCGCGTCGTACCGAGGCCGGCATCGAGCTGCGCGTGCACCCGACGCTGATCCCGGCCGACCGCCTGATCGCCAACGTCAACGGCGTGATGAACGCGGTGATGGTCAATGGCGATGCCGCCGGCAGCACCCTGTTCTACGGCGCCGGTGCCGGCATGGAGCCGACCGCTTCGTCGGTGGTCGCTGACCTGGTCGACGTGGTGCGTGCGCTGACCACCGACCCGACCAACCGCGTGCCGCACCTGGCCTTCCAGCCGGACTCGCTGTCCGACCACCCGATCCTGCCGATCGAGCAGTGCGAGAGCGCCTACTACCTGCGCATCCAGGCCAAGGATCATCCGGGCGTGCTGGCCCAGGTGGCGAGCATCCTGTCCGAGCGCGGCATCAACATCGAATCGATCATGCAGAAAGAAGCCGAAGAGCACGACGGCCTGGTACCGATGATTCTGGTCACCCACCGGGTGGTCGAGTCCCGCGTCAACGACGCCATCGCCGCGCTGGAAGCGCTGAGCGACGTGGTCGGTCGCGTGGTGCGTATCCGCGTCGAACAACTGGGCTGA
- the rplS gene encoding 50S ribosomal protein L19 encodes MTNKIIQQIEAEQMTKEIPTFAPGDTVVVQVKVKEGDRSRLQAFEGVVIAKRNRGLNSAFTVRKISNGVGVERTFQTYSPLVDSLAVKRRGDVRKAKLYYLRDLSGKAARIKEKLS; translated from the coding sequence ATGACCAACAAAATCATTCAGCAGATCGAAGCTGAGCAGATGACCAAAGAGATCCCGACCTTTGCCCCGGGCGACACCGTTGTCGTTCAGGTAAAAGTGAAGGAAGGCGACCGTTCCCGTCTGCAGGCTTTCGAAGGCGTGGTTATCGCCAAGCGCAACCGTGGTCTGAACAGTGCTTTCACTGTTCGCAAGATCTCCAACGGCGTAGGCGTTGAGCGTACCTTCCAGACCTACAGCCCGCTGGTTGACAGCCTGGCCGTCAAGCGTCGCGGTGACGTGCGCAAAGCCAAGCTGTACTACCTCCGCGACCTGTCCGGCAAGGCAGCACGCATCAAGGAAAAACTGTCCTGA
- a CDS encoding DJ-1/PfpI family protein produces MTAKNILMLVGDYVEDYETMVPFQALQMVGHSVHAVCPGKQAGDSVRTAIHDFEGDQTYSEKPGHNFALNFSFDQVRAEDYHALVIPGGRAPEYLRLNPQVIALVQAFNAANKPIAAVCHGAQLLAAADVLKGRGCSAYPACAPEVRLAGGEYVEVPMDGVHVDGNLVTAPAWPAHPAWLAALLKVLG; encoded by the coding sequence ATGACAGCCAAGAACATCCTGATGCTGGTCGGCGATTACGTCGAAGACTACGAAACCATGGTGCCGTTCCAGGCCCTGCAGATGGTCGGCCATAGCGTGCATGCGGTGTGCCCTGGCAAGCAGGCCGGCGACAGCGTGCGTACCGCCATCCATGACTTCGAGGGCGACCAGACCTACAGCGAGAAACCGGGGCATAACTTTGCCCTCAATTTCAGCTTCGACCAGGTGCGCGCCGAGGATTACCATGCCCTGGTGATTCCCGGTGGCCGCGCGCCCGAGTACCTGCGCCTGAATCCGCAGGTGATCGCGTTGGTGCAGGCTTTCAACGCCGCCAACAAGCCGATTGCCGCCGTATGTCATGGCGCCCAGCTGCTGGCTGCCGCCGATGTGCTCAAGGGGCGGGGTTGCAGCGCTTACCCGGCCTGCGCGCCGGAAGTGCGTCTGGCGGGCGGCGAGTATGTGGAAGTGCCAATGGACGGCGTGCACGTCGATGGCAATCTGGTCACCGCGCCCGCCTGGCCCGCCCATCCGGCCTGGCTGGCGGCGCTTCTGAAGGTGCTGGGTTAA
- the xerD gene encoding site-specific tyrosine recombinase XerD has translation MPVLDHPLLDRFLDALWLEKGLSVHTRDAYRSDLGLFHAWLQERGLELPGAGRDIILDHLAWRLAEGYKARSTARFLSGVRGFYRYLLREGLISEDPTLQIDLPQLGRPLPKSLSEADVEALLAAPELDDPLGLRDRAMLEVLYACGLRVTELISLTLEQVNLRQGVLRVFGKGSKERLVPMGEEAIAWIERYVREARPFLLGGKPSDVLFPSLRGEQMTRQTFWHRIKHQARVAGIAKSLSPHTLRHAFATHLLNHGADLRVVQMLLGHSDLSTTQIYTHIAKARLQELHARHHPRG, from the coding sequence ATGCCCGTTCTCGATCACCCTCTGCTGGATCGCTTTCTCGATGCCTTGTGGCTGGAGAAAGGCCTGTCGGTGCATACCCGCGATGCCTACCGCAGTGACCTCGGCCTGTTCCATGCCTGGCTGCAGGAGCGTGGCCTGGAGTTGCCGGGAGCGGGGCGCGACATCATCCTCGATCATCTCGCCTGGCGCCTGGCCGAGGGCTACAAGGCGCGCTCCACCGCGCGTTTTCTTTCCGGTGTGCGCGGCTTCTACCGCTACCTGCTGCGCGAGGGCTTGATCAGCGAGGATCCGACCTTGCAGATCGATCTGCCACAGCTTGGGCGGCCGCTGCCAAAATCCCTGTCCGAAGCGGATGTCGAGGCGCTCCTGGCGGCGCCGGAGCTGGACGATCCGCTCGGTCTGCGTGATCGCGCCATGCTCGAAGTCCTGTATGCCTGCGGTCTGCGGGTGACTGAACTGATCTCGCTGACCCTGGAGCAGGTCAATCTGCGTCAGGGTGTACTGCGCGTCTTCGGCAAGGGCAGCAAGGAGCGCTTGGTGCCCATGGGCGAAGAGGCGATCGCCTGGATCGAGCGCTATGTGCGTGAGGCGCGGCCCTTCCTGTTGGGTGGCAAGCCGAGCGATGTGCTGTTTCCCAGCCTGCGTGGCGAGCAGATGACCCGGCAGACCTTCTGGCACCGCATCAAGCACCAGGCTCGGGTGGCCGGGATCGCCAAGTCGCTGTCGCCACATACCCTGCGCCATGCCTTCGCCACCCATCTGCTCAACCACGGCGCCGACCTGCGCGTGGTGCAGATGCTGCTGGGACACAGCGACCTGTCGACCACGCAGATCTACACCCATATCGCCAAGGCGCGTCTGCAGGAACTGCACGCTCGGCACCATCCGCGCGGCTGA
- the rimM gene encoding ribosome maturation factor RimM (Essential for efficient processing of 16S rRNA): MTTTPTAEDLIVLGKITSVHGVRGEVKIYSFTDPIDNLLDYPHWTLKRDAEVKQVEMLSGRLQGKILVAKLKGLDDREVARTFAGFDICVPRALLPDLAEDEFYWYQLEGLKVIDQLGQLLGKIDHLLETGANDVMVVKPCADSLDDRERLLPYTAQCVLKVDLAAGEMQVDWDADF, from the coding sequence ATGACCACGACGCCGACCGCTGAGGACCTGATCGTCCTCGGCAAGATCACTTCGGTGCACGGCGTGCGTGGCGAGGTGAAGATTTATTCCTTCACCGATCCGATCGACAACCTGCTCGATTACCCGCATTGGACGCTCAAGCGCGATGCAGAGGTCAAGCAGGTCGAGATGCTCAGTGGACGCTTGCAAGGCAAGATCCTGGTGGCAAAGCTCAAGGGCCTCGATGACCGCGAAGTGGCACGTACCTTCGCGGGTTTCGACATTTGTGTGCCCCGTGCGTTGCTGCCGGATCTGGCTGAAGACGAGTTCTACTGGTACCAGCTCGAAGGTCTCAAGGTTATCGATCAGCTCGGGCAACTGCTCGGCAAGATCGACCACCTGCTGGAGACCGGTGCCAACGATGTGATGGTGGTCAAGCCCTGCGCTGACAGCCTGGATGACCGCGAACGCCTGCTGCCGTATACCGCGCAGTGTGTGCTCAAGGTCGATCTGGCCGCTGGCGAAATGCAGGTCGACTGGGATGCTGATTTCTGA
- the trmD gene encoding tRNA (guanosine(37)-N1)-methyltransferase TrmD, with amino-acid sequence MRVEVISIFPEMFAAISQYGITSRAVKQGLLQLNCHYLRDFTDDRHQTVDDRPFGGGPGMVMKIKPLEGALAAAKASAGAQAKVIYLSPQGRQLNQPAVRELAGEEALILIAGRYEGIDERFIEEHVDEEWSIGDYVLSGGELPAMVLIDAVTRLLPGALGHADSAEEDSFSDGLLDCPHYTRPEMYAGKCVPDVLLSGNHEHIRRWRLQQSLGRTWERRADLLDSRSLSGEEKKLLEEYIRQRNDS; translated from the coding sequence ATGCGCGTTGAAGTCATCAGCATCTTCCCGGAGATGTTTGCCGCCATCAGTCAGTACGGCATTACCAGTCGTGCGGTGAAGCAGGGGCTGTTGCAGTTGAACTGCCACTACCTGCGCGATTTCACCGATGACCGGCACCAGACCGTGGATGATCGCCCCTTCGGTGGCGGCCCCGGCATGGTGATGAAGATCAAGCCTCTGGAAGGCGCCCTGGCTGCGGCCAAGGCATCTGCCGGAGCGCAGGCGAAGGTGATCTACCTGTCGCCGCAAGGCCGCCAGCTTAATCAGCCGGCAGTGCGTGAGCTGGCTGGCGAGGAGGCGTTGATCCTCATCGCCGGTCGCTACGAAGGTATCGACGAGCGCTTCATCGAAGAACATGTCGATGAAGAGTGGTCGATCGGTGACTACGTTCTCTCCGGCGGTGAACTGCCGGCGATGGTCCTGATCGATGCAGTGACACGCTTGTTGCCCGGTGCATTGGGCCATGCAGATTCGGCCGAGGAGGATTCGTTTAGCGACGGCCTGCTCGACTGCCCGCACTACACCCGCCCGGAGATGTATGCGGGTAAATGTGTTCCCGATGTGTTGCTTAGTGGCAACCACGAACACATCCGGCGCTGGCGTTTACAGCAGTCCCTTGGTCGGACTTGGGAACGCCGCGCTGATCTTCTGGATAGCCGCTCGCTTTCTGGAGAAGAAAAAAAGCTGCTGGAGGAATACATCCGCCAGCGGAACGATAGTTAA
- a CDS encoding ribbon-helix-helix domain-containing protein, whose translation MCELYVKADPILYESRSRSLRIRGVVTTLRLENQFWELLREIAEVDGMTTNQLISKLYDEVMDYRGEVVNFASFLRVSCTRYLAQKPQGVVAPVLNLVGKGSL comes from the coding sequence ATGTGCGAACTCTACGTGAAAGCCGACCCGATCCTCTACGAGTCGCGCTCGCGCTCCCTGCGTATTCGCGGGGTGGTGACCACCCTGCGTCTGGAAAACCAGTTCTGGGAGCTGCTGCGCGAAATCGCCGAGGTCGATGGCATGACCACCAATCAGTTGATCAGCAAGCTGTACGACGAGGTCATGGACTACCGCGGTGAGGTGGTCAATTTCGCCTCGTTCCTGCGCGTCAGTTGCACCCGCTACCTGGCGCAGAAGCCGCAGGGCGTGGTGGCTCCGGTGCTGAATCTGGTGGGCAAAGGTTCGCTCTAG